One segment of Phycisphaerae bacterium DNA contains the following:
- a CDS encoding cyclase family protein: MIYDITPPISEATAVWPGDTPPTREVLCDINRGDNITLSTLRATVHLGAHADGPNHYGAGAPAIHERQLDYYLGPCQVIRVSAERSERIAPGMIMASITAPRVLIATGTYPDSTRFKEDFAALSPELVEWLHDRGVMTVGIDTPSVDLFSSKDLPAHQAFLRHDMAILEGLVLKDVPEGPYELIALPLRLVGFDGSPVRAILRAP; the protein is encoded by the coding sequence ATGATCTACGACATCACACCGCCAATCAGTGAGGCGACGGCCGTCTGGCCGGGAGATACGCCGCCGACGCGCGAGGTGCTCTGCGACATCAACAGGGGAGACAACATCACCCTCTCGACCCTCCGCGCGACGGTCCACCTCGGGGCCCATGCCGACGGTCCGAACCATTACGGGGCCGGCGCGCCGGCAATTCATGAGCGGCAATTAGACTACTATCTCGGTCCTTGCCAGGTCATCCGAGTATCCGCCGAGCGGAGCGAGCGAATCGCGCCGGGCATGATAATGGCGTCGATTACGGCCCCGCGCGTACTTATCGCGACGGGCACCTATCCCGATTCGACGCGGTTCAAAGAGGATTTTGCGGCGTTGTCGCCTGAATTGGTCGAGTGGCTGCATGATCGCGGCGTTATGACGGTGGGGATCGACACGCCGAGCGTCGATCTTTTTTCTTCAAAGGACCTACCCGCGCACCAGGCATTTCTTCGCCACGACATGGCAATTCTCGAAGGGCTGGTTCTAAAGGATGTGCCCGAGGGGCCCTACGAATTGATCGCCTTACCCCTGCGGTTAGTGGGCTTCGATGGCAGCCCGGTTCGGGCGATTCTACGGGCCCCCTAG
- a CDS encoding peptidyl-prolyl cis-trans isomerase translates to MITTSEPAGGPAIHADALIVNDETIRVGDILEPITPKLEELARELPDDSYYQKATQIVRLQIIEAVAQHLIWRRAQRHLTDEIKPQLEKAVDKMEKDRINREFGGRETVYEKYLARHGKTRDDVRERLKRTVVIDSYLRDRLLQLIPAPRKAELEDYYRRHLTDYSQPERREMFLIDIPIRAFLDPARAVTPEAEAVAEPAARRAAEQAVEALKGGEDFQAVAKRYSQGLHTDEGGAWGFITAPADRLSAPLEGRWAAPSKRLFELQAGETSEIIAAARSFFIVKCGRVEGGTRESFQEAQPKIVGEIRQQKFLERRAAFLQEELDRSTIGSLDTFVAQVLRAAPSPDAQQSRFETPQALGGP, encoded by the coding sequence GTGATCACGACGAGTGAACCCGCCGGCGGACCCGCCATCCATGCGGACGCATTAATCGTCAACGACGAGACGATCCGCGTGGGCGACATCCTCGAACCGATTACGCCGAAACTCGAGGAGCTGGCTCGGGAACTCCCTGACGATTCGTACTATCAAAAAGCCACGCAGATTGTTCGCCTCCAGATTATCGAAGCCGTCGCGCAACACCTCATTTGGCGCCGAGCCCAGCGCCACTTGACGGACGAGATAAAGCCGCAGCTCGAAAAAGCCGTGGACAAGATGGAGAAAGACCGCATCAACCGCGAGTTCGGCGGGCGCGAGACGGTCTATGAGAAATATCTCGCCCGCCACGGCAAGACGCGGGACGATGTGCGGGAGCGTTTGAAGCGCACGGTCGTTATCGACAGCTATCTTCGCGACCGGCTGTTGCAATTGATCCCGGCGCCACGGAAGGCTGAATTGGAAGACTACTACCGCAGGCACCTGACCGACTATTCCCAACCGGAGCGTCGCGAAATGTTTCTGATCGACATCCCTATCCGGGCATTCCTGGACCCGGCTCGCGCCGTCACGCCGGAGGCCGAGGCCGTGGCGGAACCGGCCGCCCGTCGCGCCGCTGAGCAGGCTGTTGAGGCCCTCAAGGGAGGTGAAGATTTTCAGGCGGTGGCCAAAAGATATTCGCAAGGGCTGCACACGGATGAGGGCGGCGCGTGGGGGTTCATCACCGCGCCGGCGGATCGACTGTCCGCCCCTCTGGAAGGCCGCTGGGCGGCGCCCTCGAAACGGCTTTTTGAACTCCAAGCCGGCGAAACCAGCGAGATCATCGCGGCGGCCCGCAGCTTTTTCATCGTCAAGTGCGGGCGCGTGGAGGGCGGAACGCGGGAGAGCTTTCAAGAAGCCCAACCCAAGATCGTCGGCGAGATTCGCCAGCAAAAGTTTCTGGAGCGCCGCGCGGCGTTTCTCCAGGAGGAACTCGATCGCTCGACGATCGGCTCGCTCGACACCTTCGTCGCACAGGTGCTCCGCGCCGCGCCGTCGCCGGACGCGCAGCAATCCCGATTTGAAACACCTCAAGCACTAGGGGGCCCGTAG